DNA from Mesorhizobium loti R88b:
CCCGACAGCAGCGCTTCCGCCACCATCGGATAGGCCTTGGCGAATGCCGCGTCATGGGCCAGATCGGCGTTGCGGACCAGCGCGCCGATGCGCAGGCCGCCATCCTCCAGCCTTTCGATGCGGTTGAGTTCCGGCAGCCGCGAGATGTCGACGATGCGCTCGGGGCTGGTGATGCCGCCCTTCATCAAGTCGAGCAGATTGGTGCCACCGGCCAGGTAGGCCGAACCCGGCTCGGCCGCCGCCGCGATGGCATCGGGAATGGTGGCGGGTCGGATGTAATCGAAGTCTCTCATGCCGCGGTCCTCCGGTCGGCTTTGGCAAGTTGCTCCTGGGCTTCCAGGACGGCCTCGACGATGCCGCCATAGGCGGCGCAGCGGCATATGTTGCCGCTCAGCCCCTCGCGGATGCGTTCGGGATCGTCGCCGGCCTGGCCCTCGGCGATCAGGCCGAGCGTGCTCATGATCTGGCCGGGCGTGCAGAAACCGCATTGGAAGCCGTCATGGGCGATGAAGGCGGCCTGCACCGGATGCAGTTCTTCGCCGTGGGCGACGCCTTCGATGGTCAGGACATCGGCGCCATCATGGCTGACCGCCAGCGCCAGGCAGGAGTTGATGCGCTTGCCGTCGACCAGCACCGTGCAGGCGCCGCACTGGCCGCGGTCGCAGCCTTTCTTGGTGCCGGTGAGATCAAGCCGCTCGCGCAAGAGGTCGAGCAGGGTGACGCGTGGATCGACCTCCAGTTCGTGCCGGTGGCCGTTGATGGTGAGCGTGATGGGAAGGCTTGTCATGGGCGTCTGGCTCCAGTTTGCTTGACGCGGATGGGAAGTGAACTGGTGCCTTGCCGGAGAAGGGCAAGGTGACCTTATGGTCAGGTGCTGGCTGG
Protein-coding regions in this window:
- a CDS encoding (2Fe-2S)-binding protein; this encodes MTSLPITLTINGHRHELEVDPRVTLLDLLRERLDLTGTKKGCDRGQCGACTVLVDGKRINSCLALAVSHDGADVLTIEGVAHGEELHPVQAAFIAHDGFQCGFCTPGQIMSTLGLIAEGQAGDDPERIREGLSGNICRCAAYGGIVEAVLEAQEQLAKADRRTAA